From the Phoenix dactylifera cultivar Barhee BC4 chromosome 10, palm_55x_up_171113_PBpolish2nd_filt_p, whole genome shotgun sequence genome, one window contains:
- the LOC103720293 gene encoding uncharacterized protein LOC103720293 isoform X1, translating to MASFSSSRIDSTTLWDHPLKNNKQTKEKQKVVPNHIAFQISGELNLNGIGFHHHFLSQEWCWQLQGGFLQQVGCRKKEKDRDRDHHYPYKVVEITPPPRSLGVRCFPLNIHCGESVTIEGQAYTVSSVTHRYQLRKGKYEPSEKRLDVQSTGRYMLNLYLENLLENS from the exons AtggcttccttctcttcctcacgTATTGACAGCACCACTCTTTGGGACCATCCTCTTAAGAATAATaaacaaacaaaagaaaaacaaaaggtaGTCCCAAATCATATAGCATTTCAGATCTCAGGAGAGCTAAATCTAAATGGCATTGGCTTCCACCACCATTTCTTATCACAAG AATGGTGTTGGCAGCTGCAGGGTGGATTCCTTCAGCAAGTTGGGTGccgaaagaaggagaaggatagGGACCGGGATCATCACTACCCATACAAAGTTGTCGAGATTACGCCCCCACCGAGGAGCCTCGGCGTCCGCTGCTTCCCTCTG AACATACACTGCGGAGAGAGTGTCACCATAGAAGGACAAGCTTACACAGTTTCTTCAGTGACCCATCGATACCAGCTACGCAAGGGAAAGTATGAGCCCAGTGAGAAAAGGCTTGATGTGCAATCAACAGGAAGATACATGTTGAATCTGTACCTGGAGAATCTActagaaaattcatga
- the LOC103720293 gene encoding uncharacterized protein LOC103720293 isoform X2: protein MALASTTISYHKLQGGFLQQVGCRKKEKDRDRDHHYPYKVVEITPPPRSLGVRCFPLLLNLENLNIHCGESVTIEGQAYTVSSVTHRYQLRKGKYEPSEKRLDVQSTGRYMLNLYLENLLENS, encoded by the exons ATGGCATTGGCTTCCACCACCATTTCTTATCACAAG CTGCAGGGTGGATTCCTTCAGCAAGTTGGGTGccgaaagaaggagaaggatagGGACCGGGATCATCACTACCCATACAAAGTTGTCGAGATTACGCCCCCACCGAGGAGCCTCGGCGTCCGCTGCTTCCCTCTG CTTCTAAATTTGGAGAATCTA AACATACACTGCGGAGAGAGTGTCACCATAGAAGGACAAGCTTACACAGTTTCTTCAGTGACCCATCGATACCAGCTACGCAAGGGAAAGTATGAGCCCAGTGAGAAAAGGCTTGATGTGCAATCAACAGGAAGATACATGTTGAATCTGTACCTGGAGAATCTActagaaaattcatga
- the LOC103720293 gene encoding uncharacterized protein LOC103720293 isoform X5: protein MALASTTISYHKLQGGFLQQVGCRKKEKDRDRDHHYPYKVVEITPPPRSLGVRCFPLNIHCGESVTIEGQAYTVSSVTHRYQLRKGKYEPSEKRLDVQSTGRYMLNLYLENLLENS, encoded by the exons ATGGCATTGGCTTCCACCACCATTTCTTATCACAAG CTGCAGGGTGGATTCCTTCAGCAAGTTGGGTGccgaaagaaggagaaggatagGGACCGGGATCATCACTACCCATACAAAGTTGTCGAGATTACGCCCCCACCGAGGAGCCTCGGCGTCCGCTGCTTCCCTCTG AACATACACTGCGGAGAGAGTGTCACCATAGAAGGACAAGCTTACACAGTTTCTTCAGTGACCCATCGATACCAGCTACGCAAGGGAAAGTATGAGCCCAGTGAGAAAAGGCTTGATGTGCAATCAACAGGAAGATACATGTTGAATCTGTACCTGGAGAATCTActagaaaattcatga
- the LOC103720293 gene encoding uncharacterized protein LOC103720293 isoform X4, with protein MALASTTISYHKLQGGFLQQVGCRKKEKDRDRDHHYPYKVVEITPPPRSLGVRCFPLQNIHCGESVTIEGQAYTVSSVTHRYQLRKGKYEPSEKRLDVQSTGRYMLNLYLENLLENS; from the exons ATGGCATTGGCTTCCACCACCATTTCTTATCACAAG CTGCAGGGTGGATTCCTTCAGCAAGTTGGGTGccgaaagaaggagaaggatagGGACCGGGATCATCACTACCCATACAAAGTTGTCGAGATTACGCCCCCACCGAGGAGCCTCGGCGTCCGCTGCTTCCCTCTG CAGAACATACACTGCGGAGAGAGTGTCACCATAGAAGGACAAGCTTACACAGTTTCTTCAGTGACCCATCGATACCAGCTACGCAAGGGAAAGTATGAGCCCAGTGAGAAAAGGCTTGATGTGCAATCAACAGGAAGATACATGTTGAATCTGTACCTGGAGAATCTActagaaaattcatga
- the LOC103720293 gene encoding uncharacterized protein LOC103720293 isoform X3 yields the protein MALASTTISYHKGGFLQQVGCRKKEKDRDRDHHYPYKVVEITPPPRSLGVRCFPLLLNLENLNIHCGESVTIEGQAYTVSSVTHRYQLRKGKYEPSEKRLDVQSTGRYMLNLYLENLLENS from the exons ATGGCATTGGCTTCCACCACCATTTCTTATCACAAG GGTGGATTCCTTCAGCAAGTTGGGTGccgaaagaaggagaaggatagGGACCGGGATCATCACTACCCATACAAAGTTGTCGAGATTACGCCCCCACCGAGGAGCCTCGGCGTCCGCTGCTTCCCTCTG CTTCTAAATTTGGAGAATCTA AACATACACTGCGGAGAGAGTGTCACCATAGAAGGACAAGCTTACACAGTTTCTTCAGTGACCCATCGATACCAGCTACGCAAGGGAAAGTATGAGCCCAGTGAGAAAAGGCTTGATGTGCAATCAACAGGAAGATACATGTTGAATCTGTACCTGGAGAATCTActagaaaattcatga
- the LOC103720293 gene encoding uncharacterized protein LOC103720293 isoform X6: MALASTTISYHKGGFLQQVGCRKKEKDRDRDHHYPYKVVEITPPPRSLGVRCFPLQNIHCGESVTIEGQAYTVSSVTHRYQLRKGKYEPSEKRLDVQSTGRYMLNLYLENLLENS, encoded by the exons ATGGCATTGGCTTCCACCACCATTTCTTATCACAAG GGTGGATTCCTTCAGCAAGTTGGGTGccgaaagaaggagaaggatagGGACCGGGATCATCACTACCCATACAAAGTTGTCGAGATTACGCCCCCACCGAGGAGCCTCGGCGTCCGCTGCTTCCCTCTG CAGAACATACACTGCGGAGAGAGTGTCACCATAGAAGGACAAGCTTACACAGTTTCTTCAGTGACCCATCGATACCAGCTACGCAAGGGAAAGTATGAGCCCAGTGAGAAAAGGCTTGATGTGCAATCAACAGGAAGATACATGTTGAATCTGTACCTGGAGAATCTActagaaaattcatga
- the LOC103720293 gene encoding uncharacterized protein LOC103720293 isoform X7, translating to MALASTTISYHKGGFLQQVGCRKKEKDRDRDHHYPYKVVEITPPPRSLGVRCFPLNIHCGESVTIEGQAYTVSSVTHRYQLRKGKYEPSEKRLDVQSTGRYMLNLYLENLLENS from the exons ATGGCATTGGCTTCCACCACCATTTCTTATCACAAG GGTGGATTCCTTCAGCAAGTTGGGTGccgaaagaaggagaaggatagGGACCGGGATCATCACTACCCATACAAAGTTGTCGAGATTACGCCCCCACCGAGGAGCCTCGGCGTCCGCTGCTTCCCTCTG AACATACACTGCGGAGAGAGTGTCACCATAGAAGGACAAGCTTACACAGTTTCTTCAGTGACCCATCGATACCAGCTACGCAAGGGAAAGTATGAGCCCAGTGAGAAAAGGCTTGATGTGCAATCAACAGGAAGATACATGTTGAATCTGTACCTGGAGAATCTActagaaaattcatga
- the LOC103720294 gene encoding protein RETICULATA-RELATED 1, chloroplastic — MGSHAVFQATTPQPLMALHRHSHLHPMKLSPLPNPNSHPHRHRPFLPPAALAGRRKPRVIVVRSAAASVPGEMPGAVEPDHRGALERCFAASPDSEPPSCSSSSSLLSSAAMEPVMKGKHGAFGAVTLEKSKLDLSQKSTKSSPETAVGGGGGDIGKKNFHGGGDGGDDGGDDDDYFDDFDEDDEGDEGGLFRRRLVLQELFDRKFVDAVLQEWYKTMINLPAGLRQAYEMGLVSSAQMVRFLSMNARPTTSRSISRALPQSLSRAFIGRMLADPSFLYKLILEQAATIGCAVWWELKNRKERIKQEWDLALINVLTVSACNAFIVWSLAPCRSYGNTFRFDLQNTIQKLPNNIFEKSYPLREFDLQKRIQSFFLWKAPELCLVGVTAGSVQGFLSKALSGKKEGRLSVTIPSVSTNALGYGAFLGFYANLRYQLLCGFDRAMFDRFDVLGVAIFFSTALRILNVQIGETSRLAWLGVQADPLLQSDNLLKAYNRPSEATDNPSSRWFISKDAIISGLGLLGIKQGSGEQEAMPTKARRKRVVRKKVSTSSA, encoded by the exons atgGGTTCCCACGCCGTCTTCCAAGCCACGACCCCGCAGCCTCTCATGGCTCTCCACCGCCACTCTCACCTTCACCCCATGAAACTCTCCCCTCTTCCAAACCCTAATTCCCACCCCCATCGCCATCGCCCCTTTCTCCCGCCGGCGGCCCTCGCCGGCCGGAGGAAGCCCCGCGTCATCGTCGTCAGGTCGGCGGCGGCCTCCGTCCCAGGGGAAATGCCGGGAGCCGTTGAGCCCGACCACAGGGGCGCCCTCGAGCGTTGCTTCGCCGCCTCCCCGGATTCCGAGCCGCCCTCCTGCTCCTCCTCGTCGTCTTTGTTGTCGTCTGCGGCGATGGAGCCGGTGATGAAAGGGAAACACGGGGCGTTTGGGGCGGTGACGCTGGAGAAGTCAAAGCTCGATCTCTCCCAGAAGAGTACGAAGTCGAGCCCTGAG ACAGCAGTTGGTGGAGGTGGTGGTGATATCGGAAAGAAAAATTTCCATGGTGGAGGTGATGGTGGTGATGATGGcggtgatgatgatgattactTTGATGACTTCGATGAAGATGATGAAGGAGATGAAGGTGGACTATTTAGAAGGCGTCTTGTCCTTCAAGAG CTCTTTGACAGGAAATTTGTGGATGCGGTGCTTCAAGAGTGGTACAAGACCATGATAAATTTGCCTGCTGGGCTTCGCCAAGCTTATGAAATG GGTCTGGTGAGCTCTGCACAAATGGTACGCTTCTTGTCAATGAATGCAAGGCCAACAACATCTAGGTCCATTTCTCGTGCTCTTCCACAATCCCTATCCAGGGCTTTCATTGGAAG GATGCTTGCAGATCCCTCTTTCTTATATAAACTAATCCTCGAACAGGCAGCTACTATTGGTTGTGCTGTTTGGTGGGAGCTGAAGAATCGCAAAGAAAG GATTAAACAAGAATGGGATTTAGCACTCATAAATGTTCTGACAGTATCAGCTTGCAATGCATTTATTGTCTGGTCGCTTGCACCATGTCGTTCCTATGGGAATACATTCCGTTTTGACTTGCAAAATACAATTCAGAAACTTCCAAATAATATATTCGAGAAGAGCTATCCTCTGAGAGAATTTGACTTACAGAAAAGAAttcaatctttctttctttggaaggCTCCAGAGTTATGTCTAGTTGGTGTAACTGCTGGATCAGTTCAAGGATTTTTATCAAAAGCTTTATCTGGCAAAAAGGAGGGAAG GTTGTCAGTGACCATACCATCTGTCAGTACCAACGCTCTTGGTTATGGGGCTTTCTTGGGATTTTATGCAAACCTACGATATCAGCTGTTATGTGGATTTGATCGAGCTATGTTCGACCGCTTTGATGTTCTGGGAGTGGCAATTTTTTTCAGCACGGCACTGAG AATATTGAATGTTCAAATTGGGGAGACATCCAGACTCGCTTGGCTTGGGGTGCAAGCTGATCCATTGCTGCAGTCAGACAATCTGTTGAAAGCATACAACAGACCCTCAGAGGCTACTGACAATCCATCTTCAAGGTGGTTCATATCTAAGGATGCCATCATCTCTGGCCTTGGATTACTTGGTATCAAGCAGGGCAGTGGGGAACAGGAGGCCATGCCTACAAAGGCACGCCGAAAGAGAGTTGTTAGGAAAAAAGTGAGCACAAGTTCAGCATAG
- the LOC103720295 gene encoding protein IN CHLOROPLAST ATPASE BIOGENESIS, chloroplastic-like isoform X1, translated as MRVGVVMASRGAFASALPKFRSKPGIRCSSSLFPSTSTTTSDHISFIKDVAATRPPEHLPYLLNILQARGETIVSPGAKEGLIPLVIPLSESSSGTLTSLLRWPTSPPGMEMPVVEVHKHGVWLLAKNVDQFIHRILVEEDASNHQGSNDKLWDASSDAGRKLYKKGDLVESGIADVDTYLLKKVGLFPDLIERKASCHLEKGDQFLVKVSALVTGEFYTRNHFPGFGRPFIVHAVLLLKVGRKLEAKDAARGALKSPWWTLGCTYQLHASPAQEAAEIAEWEDEQIEYIKEKVTEEGRQEDLKKGKAREQVALDEAAFLLDLASVDGTWDKAVDRVAECYREAGLNDIARFILCKE; from the exons atgAGGGTGGGCGTGGTAATGGCGAGCAGAGGCGCCTTCGCCTCCGCGCTGCCAAAATTCCGCAGCAAACCCGGGATCAGatgctcttcctctctctttccttccacctccaccaccacctcTG ATCATATTTCTTTCATTAAAGATGTTGCTGCAACAAGACCTCCTGAGCATCTTCCTTACTTGTTGAACATCCTCCAAGCACGAG GTGAAACAATTGTTTCTCCTGGAGCCAAGGAAGGATTGATTCCCCTTGTTATTCCACTATCAGAAAGCTCATCAG GTACTTTGACATCATTACTTAGATGGCCAACATCCCCACCAGG GATGGAGATGCCCGTTGTGGAAGTTCATAAGCATGGGGTCTGGCTTTTGGCAAAGAAT GTAGATCAATTTATTCATAGAATCCTTGTTGAGGAAGATGCCAGCAACCATCAGGGAAGTAATGACAAGTTATGGGATGCTTCATCTGATGCTGGTAGAAAGCTTTATAAGAAGGGTGATCTTGTGGAGTCTGGAATTGCTGATGTTGATACGTATCTGCTGAAGAAG GTTGGACTGTTTCCAGATCTTATAGAGCGGAAAGCATCATGTCATTTGGAGAAAGGGGACCAG TTCCTTGTAAAGGTTTCTGCCTTGGTTACTGGAGAGTTCTATACAAGGAATCATTTTCCAGGATTTGGACGACCTTTTATAGTCCATGCAGTGCTTTTGCTGAA GGTTGGGCGTAAGCTTGAAGCCAAAGATGCAGCCCGGGGGGCACTAAAGTCACCATGGTGGACACTGGGTTGTACATACCAA TTGCATGCTTCTCCTGCTCAGGAAGCTGCTGAGATTGCAGAATGGGAGGATGAACAAAtcgagtatataaaggagaaagtGACTGAAGAGGGTAGGCAGGAAGATctgaagaaaggaaaagcaCGAGAACAG GTGGCTCTTGATGaagctgcatttttgttagattTAGCTTCAGTTGATGGCACCTGGGATAAGGCTGTGGATCGAGTTGCTGAATGTTATAGGGAGGCTGGACTAAATGATATTGCAAGGTTTATCCTGTGCAAAGAGTAA
- the LOC103720295 gene encoding protein IN CHLOROPLAST ATPASE BIOGENESIS, chloroplastic-like isoform X3 has translation MRVGVVMASRGAFASALPKFRSKPGIRCSSSLFPSTSTTTSDHISFIKDVAATRPPEHLPYLLNILQARGETIVSPGAKEGLIPLVIPLSESSSGTLTSLLRWPTSPPGMEMPVVEVHKHGVWLLAKNVDQFIHRILVEEDASNHQGSNDKLWDASSDAGRKLYKKGDLVESGIADVDTYLLKKVGLFPDLIERKASCHLEKGDQFLVKVSALVTGEFYTRNHFPGFGRPFIVHAVLLLKVGRKLEAKDAARGALKSPWWTLGCTYQEAAEIAEWEDEQIEYIKEKVTEEGRQEDLKKGKAREQVALDEAAFLLDLASVDGTWDKAVDRVAECYREAGLNDIARFILCKE, from the exons atgAGGGTGGGCGTGGTAATGGCGAGCAGAGGCGCCTTCGCCTCCGCGCTGCCAAAATTCCGCAGCAAACCCGGGATCAGatgctcttcctctctctttccttccacctccaccaccacctcTG ATCATATTTCTTTCATTAAAGATGTTGCTGCAACAAGACCTCCTGAGCATCTTCCTTACTTGTTGAACATCCTCCAAGCACGAG GTGAAACAATTGTTTCTCCTGGAGCCAAGGAAGGATTGATTCCCCTTGTTATTCCACTATCAGAAAGCTCATCAG GTACTTTGACATCATTACTTAGATGGCCAACATCCCCACCAGG GATGGAGATGCCCGTTGTGGAAGTTCATAAGCATGGGGTCTGGCTTTTGGCAAAGAAT GTAGATCAATTTATTCATAGAATCCTTGTTGAGGAAGATGCCAGCAACCATCAGGGAAGTAATGACAAGTTATGGGATGCTTCATCTGATGCTGGTAGAAAGCTTTATAAGAAGGGTGATCTTGTGGAGTCTGGAATTGCTGATGTTGATACGTATCTGCTGAAGAAG GTTGGACTGTTTCCAGATCTTATAGAGCGGAAAGCATCATGTCATTTGGAGAAAGGGGACCAG TTCCTTGTAAAGGTTTCTGCCTTGGTTACTGGAGAGTTCTATACAAGGAATCATTTTCCAGGATTTGGACGACCTTTTATAGTCCATGCAGTGCTTTTGCTGAA GGTTGGGCGTAAGCTTGAAGCCAAAGATGCAGCCCGGGGGGCACTAAAGTCACCATGGTGGACACTGGGTTGTACATACCAA GAAGCTGCTGAGATTGCAGAATGGGAGGATGAACAAAtcgagtatataaaggagaaagtGACTGAAGAGGGTAGGCAGGAAGATctgaagaaaggaaaagcaCGAGAACAG GTGGCTCTTGATGaagctgcatttttgttagattTAGCTTCAGTTGATGGCACCTGGGATAAGGCTGTGGATCGAGTTGCTGAATGTTATAGGGAGGCTGGACTAAATGATATTGCAAGGTTTATCCTGTGCAAAGAGTAA
- the LOC103720295 gene encoding protein IN CHLOROPLAST ATPASE BIOGENESIS, chloroplastic-like isoform X2: protein MRVGVVMASRGAFASALPKFRSKPGIRCSSSLFPSTSTTTSDHISFIKDVAATRPPEHLPYLLNILQARGETIVSPGAKEGLIPLVIPLSESSSGTLTSLLRWPTSPPGMEMPVVEVHKHGVWLLAKNVDQFIHRILVEEDASNHQGSNDKLWDASSDAGRKLYKKGDLVESGIADVDTYLLKKVGLFPDLIERKASCHLEKGDQVSALVTGEFYTRNHFPGFGRPFIVHAVLLLKVGRKLEAKDAARGALKSPWWTLGCTYQLHASPAQEAAEIAEWEDEQIEYIKEKVTEEGRQEDLKKGKAREQVALDEAAFLLDLASVDGTWDKAVDRVAECYREAGLNDIARFILCKE, encoded by the exons atgAGGGTGGGCGTGGTAATGGCGAGCAGAGGCGCCTTCGCCTCCGCGCTGCCAAAATTCCGCAGCAAACCCGGGATCAGatgctcttcctctctctttccttccacctccaccaccacctcTG ATCATATTTCTTTCATTAAAGATGTTGCTGCAACAAGACCTCCTGAGCATCTTCCTTACTTGTTGAACATCCTCCAAGCACGAG GTGAAACAATTGTTTCTCCTGGAGCCAAGGAAGGATTGATTCCCCTTGTTATTCCACTATCAGAAAGCTCATCAG GTACTTTGACATCATTACTTAGATGGCCAACATCCCCACCAGG GATGGAGATGCCCGTTGTGGAAGTTCATAAGCATGGGGTCTGGCTTTTGGCAAAGAAT GTAGATCAATTTATTCATAGAATCCTTGTTGAGGAAGATGCCAGCAACCATCAGGGAAGTAATGACAAGTTATGGGATGCTTCATCTGATGCTGGTAGAAAGCTTTATAAGAAGGGTGATCTTGTGGAGTCTGGAATTGCTGATGTTGATACGTATCTGCTGAAGAAG GTTGGACTGTTTCCAGATCTTATAGAGCGGAAAGCATCATGTCATTTGGAGAAAGGGGACCAG GTTTCTGCCTTGGTTACTGGAGAGTTCTATACAAGGAATCATTTTCCAGGATTTGGACGACCTTTTATAGTCCATGCAGTGCTTTTGCTGAA GGTTGGGCGTAAGCTTGAAGCCAAAGATGCAGCCCGGGGGGCACTAAAGTCACCATGGTGGACACTGGGTTGTACATACCAA TTGCATGCTTCTCCTGCTCAGGAAGCTGCTGAGATTGCAGAATGGGAGGATGAACAAAtcgagtatataaaggagaaagtGACTGAAGAGGGTAGGCAGGAAGATctgaagaaaggaaaagcaCGAGAACAG GTGGCTCTTGATGaagctgcatttttgttagattTAGCTTCAGTTGATGGCACCTGGGATAAGGCTGTGGATCGAGTTGCTGAATGTTATAGGGAGGCTGGACTAAATGATATTGCAAGGTTTATCCTGTGCAAAGAGTAA
- the LOC103720295 gene encoding protein IN CHLOROPLAST ATPASE BIOGENESIS, chloroplastic-like isoform X4 produces the protein MRVGVVMASRGAFASALPKFRSKPGIRCSSSLFPSTSTTTSDHISFIKDVAATRPPEHLPYLLNILQARGETIVSPGAKEGLIPLVIPLSESSSGTLTSLLRWPTSPPGMEMPVVEVHKHGVWLLAKNVDQFIHRILVEEDASNHQGSNDKLWDASSDAGRKLYKKGDLVESGIADVDTYLLKKVGLFPDLIERKASCHLEKGDQVSALVTGEFYTRNHFPGFGRPFIVHAVLLLKVGRKLEAKDAARGALKSPWWTLGCTYQEAAEIAEWEDEQIEYIKEKVTEEGRQEDLKKGKAREQVALDEAAFLLDLASVDGTWDKAVDRVAECYREAGLNDIARFILCKE, from the exons atgAGGGTGGGCGTGGTAATGGCGAGCAGAGGCGCCTTCGCCTCCGCGCTGCCAAAATTCCGCAGCAAACCCGGGATCAGatgctcttcctctctctttccttccacctccaccaccacctcTG ATCATATTTCTTTCATTAAAGATGTTGCTGCAACAAGACCTCCTGAGCATCTTCCTTACTTGTTGAACATCCTCCAAGCACGAG GTGAAACAATTGTTTCTCCTGGAGCCAAGGAAGGATTGATTCCCCTTGTTATTCCACTATCAGAAAGCTCATCAG GTACTTTGACATCATTACTTAGATGGCCAACATCCCCACCAGG GATGGAGATGCCCGTTGTGGAAGTTCATAAGCATGGGGTCTGGCTTTTGGCAAAGAAT GTAGATCAATTTATTCATAGAATCCTTGTTGAGGAAGATGCCAGCAACCATCAGGGAAGTAATGACAAGTTATGGGATGCTTCATCTGATGCTGGTAGAAAGCTTTATAAGAAGGGTGATCTTGTGGAGTCTGGAATTGCTGATGTTGATACGTATCTGCTGAAGAAG GTTGGACTGTTTCCAGATCTTATAGAGCGGAAAGCATCATGTCATTTGGAGAAAGGGGACCAG GTTTCTGCCTTGGTTACTGGAGAGTTCTATACAAGGAATCATTTTCCAGGATTTGGACGACCTTTTATAGTCCATGCAGTGCTTTTGCTGAA GGTTGGGCGTAAGCTTGAAGCCAAAGATGCAGCCCGGGGGGCACTAAAGTCACCATGGTGGACACTGGGTTGTACATACCAA GAAGCTGCTGAGATTGCAGAATGGGAGGATGAACAAAtcgagtatataaaggagaaagtGACTGAAGAGGGTAGGCAGGAAGATctgaagaaaggaaaagcaCGAGAACAG GTGGCTCTTGATGaagctgcatttttgttagattTAGCTTCAGTTGATGGCACCTGGGATAAGGCTGTGGATCGAGTTGCTGAATGTTATAGGGAGGCTGGACTAAATGATATTGCAAGGTTTATCCTGTGCAAAGAGTAA